Within the Pseudobythopirellula maris genome, the region CCGCCATGGAGCGTGTGGCCCTCGGCAAGTACGCCGCCGGCGAGTTCGACGGCCCGATGCAGCAATGCCTCAAGTCCGACCTGGCCGTCTTCAGTGGCATCAAGATCGACAAGCTCGACGACATGGAGGCGATGATCGCCCGCGGCTCGATCAAGCAGATCTTCGCCTCGGGCTCCCTTGCGATGGCGATCCGCAAGGCGATCGGCCAGCTCGACGACGCGCCGGTCTGCCTCGGCGCCGCCGAGGACCCGGCCAACAGCGGCGAGCCGTGGTACATCCCGCCCGCCCGCGTCGAGCAGGCCAAGGCGATCGTGGCCGACGGCCGCGAGAAGGGCATCACCTTCACCGTGCCGTGCGACTCGGTCGTCGAAGACGGCACGTCGCAAGACGAGCTCAAGCCCTCGGACCAGCAGTTCGACATCGGCCCGAAGTCGATCGAGCACTTCCACGCGTCGGTTGGCGAGTTCATCGAGAAGGCGGGCGCCGGCGCGGTGGCGTTCCACAACGGCGTGTTCGGCATGTTCGAGGACCCGCGTTTCGCCGAAGGCACGGCGAAGTGGATCCCCGAGCTCAAGCGGATGAAGGACGCCGGCGTTGAGGTCTACGTCGGCGGCGGCGAGGGCGGCAAGGCGCTCGACAAGTACGGCGAGCCCGACTGGGTGACCCACTGCTTCACGGCCGGCGGCACGGTGCTCAACGCGTTGGGCAGCGAGCCGGTGCCGTACCTGGTGGCGCTGCGCCTCGCGGCGAAGAAGTGACGCCAACGGTATTTAGCCCCGGGTCATTGACCCGGGGCTAATTTTTTTTATCGCCTCGGTCACCACACAAATTCCACCCCGCCCGAACCAACGTGCAGCGTTTGCACGTCGTTCACCTGCAAATCGTAGCCTGCGAACAATCGCGAGGCGGCGTTTGCTTGGTAGCTGACGCCGCAGCCGAACAGTCCCCAGTCGCTCTTCAGGTCGACGCCGCGGACCGCGAAGCCAGCCCC harbors:
- the pgk gene encoding phosphoglycerate kinase encodes the protein MTATPTCVSDQEMLAWCEAIVRGRDTAPELSLNDYLADVPRLDSLSDLPSGTPVLVRGDTDAKPGANVGEGDIRLRSMVDTLKFGIEKGWKQVVFGHIGRKPEGSLDKVAARLGELLGCEVPLVEDWWDDAEGKVLPSVKQAVEAAAPGAVIVLQNTRKYDVERLLWKAKPADLPALAPKLSALANGLAEAVGPVYVNEAFSAGSLDASSVAVPAAMERVALGKYAAGEFDGPMQQCLKSDLAVFSGIKIDKLDDMEAMIARGSIKQIFASGSLAMAIRKAIGQLDDAPVCLGAAEDPANSGEPWYIPPARVEQAKAIVADGREKGITFTVPCDSVVEDGTSQDELKPSDQQFDIGPKSIEHFHASVGEFIEKAGAGAVAFHNGVFGMFEDPRFAEGTAKWIPELKRMKDAGVEVYVGGGEGGKALDKYGEPDWVTHCFTAGGTVLNALGSEPVPYLVALRLAAKK